From Thalassovita sp.:
GTGCCCAGAAATCCACCACCAGCGGCACCTCATCATTGCGCGCCGCCTTTTGCAGCGTGGCCAGATCTACCTCCACGGGTTTCTGCGCAAACAGCTTAGTGCCGCAGGTGCCGCATTTCGGCCCGGCGCTCAGCCGGTCCACCGGCACCCGGTTTACCTGTCCGCAGTCCAGACAGGTCAGTTTCTTGCCAGCCATCGCAGCCTCCGTTTTCATCTGCGTGCCGCGATATAGGATGTCACAGCAAAACCACAAGAGCTGGCAAATCCATCAACAGGCTTGCCCGATACCGTAATTCTACCCATAGTCAGCGTGTTCGTTAATTTCTTTCGTTGGTCGCAGCACGGTTTACGGCCCTAAGCCCAAGGTCAGCGATAGAGACACCAAGCTGTTTCAGTAAGCGGAGCAGCCACTATTTTAGGAGACTACGGAATGGCCAACGGCACCGTAAAATGGTTCAACACCACCAAAGGCTATGGCTTCATCGCGCCCGAAAACGGCGGCAAAGATGTGTTTGTGCATATCTCGGCTGTGGAACGTTCGGGCCTGACCGGCCTGGCTGACAACCAGAAGGTGACCTTCGATCTGGAAGCAGGTCGCGACGGTCGCGAACTGGCGGTGAACCTGTCACTGGTCTAAACCGCCGACAGTTTTTTGTACATTTATGACATCGACGGGCCCTCTGGGCCCGTTATTTTTTTGAATGGTAACTTGCCTTGTGGGGGGAACCGGCCCATATCTGAGGGGCTACGTTACACGCTTTCGACCTCTGCTCCTATTATACGGCTCAGTTTTTCGATCTTGCTGATGACCTGCCAGGCTGCCGCACCTCCGCGGGCAGCACATATTAGGAGACTACGGAATGGCCAACGGCACCGTAAAATGGTTCAACACCACCAAAGGCTACGGCTTTATCGCACCCGAAAACGGCGGCAAAGATGTGTTTGTACATATCTCGGCTGTTGAGCGTTCGGGCCTGACCGGTCTGGCCGACAACCAGAAGGTGACCTTCGACCTGGAAGCAGGCCGTGACGGTCGCGAATCGGCCGTGAACATCGCGCTGGCCTAAGCCCGCGACACAGCTGATAAAGCGTTAAGCAGATCGAAACGGGCCGTAGCGGCCCGTTTTTTGTTGCCAATTTGTTACTTTGCCGCTCTGCTTACTGTGCCCCTGCCAGCAGCTGCAGCACCTGCGGCCCCAGCCCGGCAACGATCAGCGCCACACCTTCGGCGTTCGGGTGAATGCCGTCGGACTGCATGTATTGCCCCAGTGCTGCGGGGTCATCACTGGGCAGCCCGTCAAAGAACGACGGCACGTATAGTGCGCCATATTGCGCCGACAGATCCGGCCAAATGCCGTTGAAGGCTGCTTCAAACTCAGGGCCATAGTTTTTCGGCGCCGCCATGCCGACCAGCAGCACATCCATGTCCCTGGCTGTCACCACTTGCAAAATGCCATCGATATTGGCCCGCGTGACCTCCGGCGCGGTGCCGCGCAGCAGGTCATTGCCGCCAAGGGCGAGGATCATCGCATCAAACGGTTCGGCCAGGGTCCAGTCAATGCGCGCTAGGCCGCCGGCAGTGGTGTCGCCCGAGACCCCGGCGTTGGTCACACTGACGTCTTGGCCCTGATCACGCAGCCAGGCCTCCAGCTGGGGGACAAAGCCATCGCCCTGCGCCAGCCCGTAGCCTTGGGTCAAACTGTCGCCAAAGGCCAACAGCCTCAGCGGTTCTGCGCCGACGGGGGCTGCCAGCAGAAAAAGCGGCAGCAGCAGGGTCTTGCCCCTCAAAATCGCCGCCCCATATGACAGAAACACACGAATAAACAGGCTGATAGACATGGTGACTCCGGTTCTTTCCCTTACAGATGTGACGCTTTCGCTGGATGGCAACGCCGGGCGCATCGAAATCCTCCACGGCATTTCACTGGATGTCCAGAGCGGCGAGAGCCTGGGGCTGATCGGTCCCTCGGGTTCCGGCAAATCTTCGCTGCTGATGCTGATGGGCGGGCTGGAACAGGCCACCACCGGCTCCGTCACCGCGCTGGGGCAGGAGCTGACCACGATGAATGAGGATCAGCTGGCCCGGTTCCGCCGCGATAGTATGGGGATTGTGTTTCAGTCCTTCCATCTGATCCCCACCATGACCGCCCTGGAAAACGTCGCCACCCCGCTGGAGCTGGCAGGCCACCGCGATGCCTTTGACCGCGCTATGGAAGAGTTGCAGGCCGTCGGGCTGGAAGCGCGCGCCGATCACTACCCCTCGCAGATGTCTGGCGGCGAACAGCAGCGCGTGGCACTGGCCCGCGCCGCCGCCCCGCGCCCCAAGATCCTGCTGGCGGATGAGCCGACCGGCAATCTGGACGGCGCCAATGGCGCGGCGATCATTGATCTGTTGTTTGGGCTGCGTGACCGGCATGGTTCCACCCTGGTGCTGGTCACCCATTCCCGTGAACTGGCCGAACGCTGCGACCGCGTGGTGCGGCTGCGCGACGGCCGCGTTGATCAAGCAGCCACAGGGGCAGCGGCATGAGTCTGGCGCTTTCGGCCCGACTGGCCCGGCGGGAACTGCGCGGCGGGCTGCGCGGTTTCCGCATTTTTCTGGCCTGCCTTGTGCTGGGTGTGGCCGCCATTGCCGGGGTCGGATCGGTCAGATCCGGCATTGAGGCTGGCCTTGCCAATGAAGGGGCCGCACTCCTTGGTGGCGATGCGGAGATGGAGTTTACCTATCGGTTTGCCGATGACGCCGAGAGGCGCTGGATGGAGCAGACCGCGGTGGCCGTTTCTGAGGTGGCTGACTTCCGCTCGATGGCGGTGCGCGGGGATGTGCGGGCGCTGACGCAGGTGAAGGCGGTTGATGATGCCTATCCGCTGGTCGGTCAGGTGGCGCTGGACCCGGCCCTGCCGCTGGATCAGGCACTGGCGGGGCAGGATGGCCTGCCCGGTGCGGTACTGGATCCGCTGCTGATCGATCAGATGGAGCTGTCGCCCGGTGAGACCTTCCGCCTGGGCACGCAGGATTTTGTGCTGATGGCGGCCCTGACCAATGAACCCGACAGCGCCGGGGATGGTTTTGCCCTTGGCCCGCGCACCTTGGTGACGCGAGAGGCGCTGGAAAACTCGGGCTTGCTGGCGCCGGGCAGCCTATTTTCCTCAAAATACCGGTTGCTGCTGCCCGAGGGGCACCAGCTGGAGCCGCTGAAACAAGAGGCGCAGGATCTCTTTGCCAATTCGGGCCTGCGCTGGCGCGATGCCCGCAATGGTGCGCCGGGGATTGCCACCTTTGTCGAACGGCTGGGGGCCTTTCTGATCCTTGTTGGCCTCTCCGGTCTGGCGGTTGGCGGTGTTGGGGTTTCGGCTGCGGTGCGCGCCTATCTGGCGGGCAAGACCAGCGTCATTGCCACGCTGCGCAGCCTTGGTGCGGATCGCCGCACGGTGTTTCAGGTCTATTTCATCCAAATCGGTGTCCTGTCGCTGGTCGGGATCACTCTGGGCCTGCTGCTGGGCGGGCTGGTGCCGGTTCTGCTGGGCCCGGTGATTGCGGCGCAATTGCCTGTGCCGGCGGCCTTTGGCCTTTATCCGGCGCCACTGATTGAGGCGGCGATCTACGGCGCATTGACCGCGCTGATCTTCACCCTCTGGCCCTTGGCGCGCACCGGTGAAGTGCGTGCCGCCACCCTTTTCCGCGATGCGATGGCGGGTGCCAAACTGCTGCCGCCCCTGCCCTTCGTGGCGATCACCCTGCTGCTGGTGGCGGCGCTGGTGGCGGTGGCGGTGGCCTTTTCCGGCACGGTAACACTAACACTTTGGACCGCTGGCGGTGTGGTTCTGTCCCTCGTGATCCTGGCGATTGCAGCGCTGGCCCTCAGGGCGCTGGCCCGGCGGGTTGCGCCCTGGACCCGGGGCCACCCGGCCCTGCGATGGGCGGTGGCGGCGATCGGCAGCGCGCGCGATGAGGCCACGCCGGTGGTGCTGTCGCTGGGGCTGGGGCTGACCGTTCTGGCCGCTGTTGGACAGATTGACGGCAACCTCAGAAACGCCATCGCGCAGGATCTGCCGGGCAAGGCGCCGTCGTTCTTCTTTGTCGACATTCAGCGCGATCAGATTGACGGGTTTCTGGACCGTCTGACCACCGATGATGCGGTCAGCCGCACCGAACATGCGCCGATGCTGCGTGGGGTGATCACCCAGATCAACGACCGACCGGCGACTGAGGTGGCGGGCGATCACTGGGTTGTCACCGGCGATCGTGGTGTCACCTATGCCGACGCCCTGCCCGCAACCACCCGCATCACGGCGGGCGAATGGTGGGGAGAGGGCTATGACGGCGCGCCGCAGATCAGCTTTGCCGCGGAAGAGGCCGAAGAGATGGGCCTGCGCCTGGGTGACAGCATGACCATCAACATTCTGGGCCGTGACATCACCGGCACCATCACCTCCTTCCGGGAAGTGGATTTTTCCACCGCAGGGATGGGGTTTGTGCTGGCAATGAATGAGGCCGCGCTGCGCGGGGCACCCCATAGTTTCATCGCCACGGTCTACGCCGAAGAAGGGGCCGAGGCCGCGATCCTGCGCGATCAGACCAACAGCTATCCCAACATCACCGCAATCCGGGTGCGCGATGCCATCGACCGGGTGACCGTGTTGATGGAGGGCATCGCCAATGCCACCCGCTGGGGCGCGGCGGCGACGCTGCTGACTGGCTTCCTTGTGCTGGTCGGCGCGGCGGCGGCAGGTGCCCCTGCACGGGCCTATGAGGCGGCGGTGCTGAAAACGCTGGGTGCGTCGCGGCCCCGGATCCTGAGCAGTTTCGCGCTACGCTCGGCCCTGCTCGGCGGCGGAGCGGCGCTGGTGGCGCTGTTTGCCGGGATTGCCGGGGGTTGGGCGGTGATGCGCTTTGTGATGGAGAGTGAGTTCACGGTGATCTGGGGTTCCGCCCTTGGGATCGTGGCAGGCGGTGTGGTGGCGACGCTGCTGGCGGGCTTCGGCTTTGCCTGGGCGGCGTTGGGGACCAAACCGGTCCACACCCTGCGCGCGCGGGAATAAATCCAACCGCAGGCTTGCGTTGAGCACATCTGGGTGGCACCCCTTGGGCAACAGTGTCGAAGGGGGCCGCCATGTCACAGGACCACAAACAGCACCAATCGCTGAGCCAAGATCAACAAGAGCTGCTGATCGCCACGGTGCGTGAGGTGGCCCGCGCAGAAATCCTGCCGCGGTTTCGCAATCTGGCAGCAGGTGACATCCGGTCAAAAACCAAACCCGATGATCTGGTTACCGAGGCGGATCTGGCCGCGGAGGCCCGGATTGCAGCGGTGCTGCGCGAAGCCTTCCCTGAGGCGATGATCCTTGGCGAGGAAGCTGCCAGCGCCGATCCCACCCTGCGGGCCAAAGCGGCTGAGGCAGATCTGGCACTGATCATCGATCCGGTGGATGGCACCTGGAACTTTGCCAATGGGCTGGCGGTTTTCGGCGTCATTTTGGCGGCAACGGTGCGGGGCAAGCCGGTCTTTGGGCTGCTCTATGATGTGGTGATGGATGATTGGGTGGTGACCCATGATGCGGCGCCCAGCGTTCTGGCCCGTGACGGGGCAGCGCCGCAGCGGCTGCAGACCGCCAAGGGTGGAACGCTCGACACGCTGACCGGCTATATCCACCTGTATCTGATGGAAAAATCGGTGCAGGCGCAGATGGCGGCGGCGTTGCCCAGTTTTAACCGGACCTTCATGCTGCGCTGTTCCTGTCACGAATACCGGCTGCTGGCACAGGGCGCGGTGGATTTCTGCCTGTCGGGCATGTTGACCCCCTGGGACCATGCCGCTGGCGTCTTGGCGGTGCAAAACGCCGGCGGTGTGGCGCGGTTCATCGATGGACGCGATTATGACACGGCGATCACCAAGGGCTACCTTCTGACGGCGGCCAACGAACAGGTCTGGCAGGAGGTTGCGGCGCATCTGGCCTTTCTGAAGTGATCCGTGGGCGCAGCCGCATCACAGCCTGAGACGCCTATTTCTGAAGCTGCAGAACCTTCTGATCCAAGGGCCGTTTGGCGTTTTTCTGCAACCGGGCAACCAGCCGTTTTTGCTGTTTGCCTTTCGGGATCGGACGGGCGGGATCGGGCAGGCCGCGACGGATGGCCAGATCGGGAAACAGCTGAAACAGCTCCTCCCGGGCGGCGGGTGTCATGGCGCGCAGGGCCTCAGGCCCGGTGAACAGCGTTTCGCTGGGGCTGCCTTCGGCGATGATCACCTGATGCTGATCCATCACCACATGCACATAGGTGATGCAATCCACCCATTCATCCACGTAGATCCCCGGCAGTTCCGTAAGGCGGATCGCGGCCACCAGCACCTCCGCCGCGCCGAACATCCGTTTTGCCACCGGTGAGGCGACCAGCATCCGATGCTGCGGCGAAACCCAGAGATCGCGTTTCGGCAGCCCCTGCCCCAATGCGCCGGCGGTGATCTTCACCGGACGCAGGTTGGGATAGGCCGCCAGATCCTTAGCCGTCAAATGGCGTTGCAGAACCAGCCGCACCCGCGCCGCCCCTTCGGACCAGAGCGGCAGCAGCTGACCTTTCTGCAGGTGTTGCACCTCCTCCTCACCGGCCTGGGTGCGGATCAGAGTGCCATGGGTGAAACAGGGGATCAGACCATCCTCAAACGCGACGAGACCCAGCGTTTCATCGATGTGGTTCAGCTCATCATCCTGGGAGGCTTCTTCCTCCAGGAACATGTCGACGCTGGAATTGTTCTGGCTGTCGATGACCACCGTGGCGGGGTTTGGTCCGTTGATGGTCTGTGTTTCGCCCAGCACCACAGCATCGGTGAAGGTGGCGCCAAGGCCGAAGGTATCAACGTTGTTGTCAAACCCACCAAAGGTGTTGGCTGTCCCGGCAGAGCCATCACCGCCCGCCTGAATGGCGATCCAGCCGATGGTTTCGGTGCCGTGATCATCTGCCTGCGCCTCTTCCTCCTGCAGGGAGAGGTCAAAGCCTGAGGAGGTGATGTTCAGCGGATCACTGTCCACGGTGGTGGTGTCATTGTTGGACATGACCGAGGTCAGAACCACCGGCGGATCGGTGAAGCTGCCACTGAAACTGGCCGAACTGCCCGAGGCATCGGTGGCGGTGGTTCCGGCCTCAATCACCCGGCCATCGGGCAGGGTATGCACCCCGGCCTCAATCGCCAGCCAGTTGATGGTTTCCACCGCCGGGTGCGGGCCGTCGTGGTATTCCCATTCCTCAATGATGAAGCTGAAGGAGGTGGTGTTGCCATCGCCATCCAGCACCTGATCGGTCAGGCGGATGGTGAACTGATCGCCACCGTTGTTGGTGGCGGTGAAGGCAAAGACCGGATTGGTCAATGGCTCCTCAAGGGTGACGGTGATCGGCGCATTCTCCGTTGGAGAATTCGTCGTAATCGAGCCTGCCTCACCGATAGCCATAACCAAATGCCCCAAGTTGCGCCTGAACAGGCGTACGTCCTCAAGGCTTAAGATAATCCTGCTTGCAGGCGGCAATATGGTTCAAATTGGGCTTAAATTTGAACCGGTTGCGCATGGACACCCTGCGTAATTCAGGGGTGTATTTCGCTGCGCGGCGGGCGCAGTAGCCAAAGAAAAAGCGCCCCGGGTAGGGGCGCTTTCCGTTTTGATAACAGCGGCTTATTCCGCCGCTTCGGCGTAGTCGTCCATCGGCGGGCAGGTGCAGACCAGATGGCGGTCGCCATGGGCGTTGTCGACGCGGTTGACCGGCGGCCAATATTTGTCCACGCGGAAGGCACCAGCCGGGTAGCAGCCCTGTTCACGGCTGTAGGGGCGGTTCCATTCACCCACCAGATCCTCAACAGTGTGAGGCGCACGTTTCAGCGGGTTGTTTTCCGCATCAATGTCCCCTTTTTCCACCGCATCAATCTCAGCCCGGATCGACAGCATGGCGTCGCAGAAACGGTCAATCTCGGCTTTGGTTTCCGATTCCGTCGGCTCCACCATCAGGGTGCCGGCCACCGGCCAGCTCATGGTGGGGGCGTGGAAACCGTTGTCGATCAGACGTTTGGCGATGTCGTCCACGGTGATATTGGCGCTGTCGGCAAAGGGACGGGTGTCCACGATACATTCATGCGCCACGCGGCCTGTTGGCCCTTTGTAGAGCACCTCAAACGCGCCTTCGAGGCGTTTTGCGATGTAGTTCGCCGACAGGATCGCCACACGGGTGGCCTGCGTCAGACCGCTGTCGCCCATCATCAAGCAGTAAGCCCAGGAGATCGCCAGGATCGAGGCCGAGCCATAAGGCGCTGCCGAAACAGGACCTTCGGTGCCACCGGTTTCCGGGTGGCCGGGCAGATGCGGCACCAGGTGTGCCTTTACGCCGATCGGACCCATGCCGGGGCCGCCACCACCATGCGGAATGGCGAAGGTTTTGTGCAGGTTCAGGTGGCTCACGTCACCGCCCAGATCGCCCGGACGGCTGAGGCCGACCATCGCGTTCATGTTGGCGCCGTCGATATAGACCTGACCGCCGTGATCATGGGTGATCTGGCAGACCTCTTTCACGGTTTCCTCAAACACACCGTGGGTCGAAGGGTAGGTGATCATGCAGCCTGCAAGGTTTTCACCGTGCTGTTCCGCCTTGGCGCGGAAATCGTCCAGATCAATGTCGCCGTTTTCCAGCGATTTCACCGGAACCACTTTCCAGCCCACCATCTGGGCTGATGCCGGGTTGGTGCCGTGGGCCGACATCGGGATCAGGCAGACGTTACGGTGGCCCTGATCATTGGCGCGGTGGTAGGCGGCGATGGTCAAGAGACCGGCATATTCGCCCTGCGCGCCCGAGTTCGGCTGCATCGAGAAGTCATCGTAGCCGCAGATCTCACACAGCTTGTCCGACAGATCCGACATCATCTCAGCGTAGCCCGCCGCCTGATCCAGCGGCACAAACGGGTGCAGATCCGACAGTTCCGGCCAGCTGATCGGCATCATCTCTGCTGCCGCGTTCAGCTTCATGGTGCAGGAGCCCAGCGGGATCATCGCACGGTCCAGTGCCAGATCGCGGTCCGCCAGACGACGCATGTAGCGCATCATCTCGGTCTCGGCCCGGTTCATGTGGAAGATCGGGTGGGTCAGGATATCCGAGTTGCGCAGCGCGTTGTCGGGCAGACGCCATTCACCGGGCTGGTCATCCTTACGGGCGATGCCAAAGGCACGCCAGACCGCTTCGATGGTGGCGGGCACAACGGCTTCGTCAATGGTGATGCCAACCTTGGTGTCGCCGACAGGGCGCAGGTTGATGCCTTCGTCCACGGCCGATTTCAGCACAGCCTTCTGCAGCGGGCCAACTTCGACGGTCACGGTGTCAAAGAAGTCCTTCGGCTCAACCGCAAAACCGGCTTCTTCCAGACCTTTGACCAGGCGCACCGTCTTGCGGTGGATCTTCTGCGCGATGGCTTTCAGACCGGCCGGACCGTGGAACACGGCATACATCGAGGCCATCACCGCCAGCAGGGCCTGCGCGGTACAGACGTTCGACGTCGCCTTTTCGCGGCGGATGTGCTGTTCGCGGGTCTGCAGCGCCAGACGGTAGGCGCGGTTGCCGCGGGCATCGATCGAGACACCGACCAGACGGCCGGGCATCGAACGTTTGAACTTGTCGTTACAGGCCATGTAGGCGGCGTGCGGGCCACCGTAGCCCAGCGGCACACCAAAGCGCTGGGTCGAACCCACAGCAATGTCGGCGCCCATTGCGCCCGGCTCTTTCAGCAGAACCAGCGCCATCGGGTCAGCAATCACGATGCCGATGGCCTTGTTTTCATGCAGTGCGGCCATTTCGGCGGTGAAGTCCCGCACGTGGCCATAGGTGCCGGGGTACTGGAAGATCGCGCCAAAGACAGCGGTGACGTCCAGATCTTCGGGGGCGCCAACGATCACCTCAATGCCCAGTGGTGCAGCGCGGGTCTGCATCACGGCGATGTTCTGCGGGTGGCAGTTTTCATCGACAAAGAAGGCTTTGGATTTCGACTTCGACACACGTTCGGCCATGGTCATGGCTTCGGCGGCGGCGGTGGATTCATCGAGCAGCGAGGCATTGGCGATCTCCAGACCGGTGAGGTCGGAAATCATCGTCTGGTAGTTCAACAGCGCCTCAAGGCGGCCCTGCGAAATCTCAGGCTGATACGGGGTGTAGGCGGTGTACCAGGCCGGGTTTTCCAGGATGTTGCGCTGGATGGCGGGCGGGGTCACAGTGCCGTGGTAGCCCATGCCGATCAGGCTGGTCAGAACCTTGTTCTTGCCGGCGACCTCTTTCATCCGGGCCAGCATCTGACGTTCGGACAGGGCCTTGCCGAAGCCCAGCGGCTCTTCCTGGCGGATCAGGGCCGGAACGGTGTCATCAATCAGGGCCTCAAGGCTGTCGGCACCGACGGTTTGCAGCATCTCAGCCATTTCTTCGGGCGAAGGCCCGATGTGACGGCGGTTGGCAAAATCGTAGGGCAAATAGTCGGTTGGCTGGAACGGCATCCCAAGCTCCTTATCGCGCGATATGTGGTCGTTGTGGCGGCAGCGTCGCTGCCGGGAGGCACCGCGCCCCTCCCCGTCTGGGGCGCGGTACAAGGGGCGCCATGCAGCGCCCGAGGTGTCAGCCCGTCAGCAGCGCTGCGCGGGCTTAACGTTTGGTTTACTCAACCAGCGCCTTGTAGGCGGCTTCGTCCATGTAGTCGTTGATGACCGAGGCATCTTCGACCTTCACCTTGAAGAACCAGGCTTCGCCGGTGGGGTCTTCGTTCACTTTGCCCGGCTCATCTTCCAAGGCTTCGTTCACTTCGACGATTTCGCCGTCAACCGGGGCCACAATGTCCGAGGCTGCTTTTACGGATTCGATCACAACGATCTCATCGCCTTTTTCCACTTCGGTGCCGACTTCGGGCAGCTCAACGAACACAACATCGCCCAGCGAGGTCGAGGCGTGTTCGGTGATGCCTACGGTGATGATGTTGCCGTCGGCCTTCAGCCACTCGTGATCTTCGGTATATTTCATGTCTGGATCCTTCCCTGCATCGATCTGGATTATCGTTTGAATTGCGCTGCAACGAAGGGCAGCGCGACAACTTCCACGGCCATACGTTTACCACGTACGTCGCCATAAAGAACTGTTCCGGTGTCGGCGTTTTCGGTTGCGACATAACCCATCGCAACGGGGCCCTCGACCGAGGGACCAAAGCCGCCCGAGGTCACTTTGCCGATCGGCTCACCGCCGTTGTCGGTGGCGTAAAGTTCAACACCTTCGCGCATCGGGGCGCGGGTCTGGGGTTTCAGGCCAACACGGGCGCGCGGGGCGCCGTTTTCCAGTTCCGCCAGAATACGCTCGGCGCCGGGGAAGCCGCCTTCGCGGTCGCCACCGGTGCGGCGGATTTTCTGGATGCCCCAAGTCAGCGCGGCCTCAACCGGGCTGGTGGTTTCGTCAATGTCGTGGCCGTAAAGGCACATGCCGCCCTCAAGGCGCAGGCTGTCACGGGCGCCCAGGCCGATGGGCAGAACCCGTTCGTCCGCTAGGAGCGCGCGCGCCAGACCTTCGGCGGCGTCATTCGGGACCGAGATTTCATAGCCGTCTTCGCCGGTGTAGCCCGAACGCGAAATCCAGCATTCCGCACCGTTCAGATCATAGATGCCGACATCCATGAATTTCATATCCGCCACAGCCGGGTTCAGCGCGGCCAGCGCCGCCTCAGCCGCCGGGCCTTGCAGGGCCAAGAGGGCGCGATCTTCGATCACCTCAACCGCAACGCTGTCGGGCAGGCCGTTCTGCATCAGGGCGATGTCCTGATCTTTGCAGGCGGCGTTCACCACAACGAAGATATGATCGCCACGGTTGGCAAACATCAGATCGTCCAGAATGCCGCCCTGATCGTTGGTGAAGAACCCGTAGCGCTGACGATTCTCTTTCAGGCCTGCCACATTCACCGGGATCAGCGCCTCAAGCGCCAGGGCCGCCTC
This genomic window contains:
- a CDS encoding cold-shock protein; the protein is MANGTVKWFNTTKGYGFIAPENGGKDVFVHISAVERSGLTGLADNQKVTFDLEAGRDGRELAVNLSLV
- a CDS encoding cold-shock protein → MANGTVKWFNTTKGYGFIAPENGGKDVFVHISAVERSGLTGLADNQKVTFDLEAGRDGRESAVNIALA
- a CDS encoding arylesterase; protein product: MSISLFIRVFLSYGAAILRGKTLLLPLFLLAAPVGAEPLRLLAFGDSLTQGYGLAQGDGFVPQLEAWLRDQGQDVSVTNAGVSGDTTAGGLARIDWTLAEPFDAMILALGGNDLLRGTAPEVTRANIDGILQVVTARDMDVLLVGMAAPKNYGPEFEAAFNGIWPDLSAQYGALYVPSFFDGLPSDDPAALGQYMQSDGIHPNAEGVALIVAGLGPQVLQLLAGAQ
- a CDS encoding ABC transporter ATP-binding protein gives rise to the protein MVTPVLSLTDVTLSLDGNAGRIEILHGISLDVQSGESLGLIGPSGSGKSSLLMLMGGLEQATTGSVTALGQELTTMNEDQLARFRRDSMGIVFQSFHLIPTMTALENVATPLELAGHRDAFDRAMEELQAVGLEARADHYPSQMSGGEQQRVALARAAAPRPKILLADEPTGNLDGANGAAIIDLLFGLRDRHGSTLVLVTHSRELAERCDRVVRLRDGRVDQAATGAAA
- a CDS encoding ABC transporter permease, which encodes MSLALSARLARRELRGGLRGFRIFLACLVLGVAAIAGVGSVRSGIEAGLANEGAALLGGDAEMEFTYRFADDAERRWMEQTAVAVSEVADFRSMAVRGDVRALTQVKAVDDAYPLVGQVALDPALPLDQALAGQDGLPGAVLDPLLIDQMELSPGETFRLGTQDFVLMAALTNEPDSAGDGFALGPRTLVTREALENSGLLAPGSLFSSKYRLLLPEGHQLEPLKQEAQDLFANSGLRWRDARNGAPGIATFVERLGAFLILVGLSGLAVGGVGVSAAVRAYLAGKTSVIATLRSLGADRRTVFQVYFIQIGVLSLVGITLGLLLGGLVPVLLGPVIAAQLPVPAAFGLYPAPLIEAAIYGALTALIFTLWPLARTGEVRAATLFRDAMAGAKLLPPLPFVAITLLLVAALVAVAVAFSGTVTLTLWTAGGVVLSLVILAIAALALRALARRVAPWTRGHPALRWAVAAIGSARDEATPVVLSLGLGLTVLAAVGQIDGNLRNAIAQDLPGKAPSFFFVDIQRDQIDGFLDRLTTDDAVSRTEHAPMLRGVITQINDRPATEVAGDHWVVTGDRGVTYADALPATTRITAGEWWGEGYDGAPQISFAAEEAEEMGLRLGDSMTINILGRDITGTITSFREVDFSTAGMGFVLAMNEAALRGAPHSFIATVYAEEGAEAAILRDQTNSYPNITAIRVRDAIDRVTVLMEGIANATRWGAAATLLTGFLVLVGAAAAGAPARAYEAAVLKTLGASRPRILSSFALRSALLGGGAALVALFAGIAGGWAVMRFVMESEFTVIWGSALGIVAGGVVATLLAGFGFAWAALGTKPVHTLRARE
- a CDS encoding inositol monophosphatase, coding for MSQDHKQHQSLSQDQQELLIATVREVARAEILPRFRNLAAGDIRSKTKPDDLVTEADLAAEARIAAVLREAFPEAMILGEEAASADPTLRAKAAEADLALIIDPVDGTWNFANGLAVFGVILAATVRGKPVFGLLYDVVMDDWVVTHDAAPSVLARDGAAPQRLQTAKGGTLDTLTGYIHLYLMEKSVQAQMAAALPSFNRTFMLRCSCHEYRLLAQGAVDFCLSGMLTPWDHAAGVLAVQNAGGVARFIDGRDYDTAITKGYLLTAANEQVWQEVAAHLAFLK
- a CDS encoding Hint domain-containing protein, encoding MAIGEAGSITTNSPTENAPITVTLEEPLTNPVFAFTATNNGGDQFTIRLTDQVLDGDGNTTSFSFIIEEWEYHDGPHPAVETINWLAIEAGVHTLPDGRVIEAGTTATDASGSSASFSGSFTDPPVVLTSVMSNNDTTTVDSDPLNITSSGFDLSLQEEEAQADDHGTETIGWIAIQAGGDGSAGTANTFGGFDNNVDTFGLGATFTDAVVLGETQTINGPNPATVVIDSQNNSSVDMFLEEEASQDDELNHIDETLGLVAFEDGLIPCFTHGTLIRTQAGEEEVQHLQKGQLLPLWSEGAARVRLVLQRHLTAKDLAAYPNLRPVKITAGALGQGLPKRDLWVSPQHRMLVASPVAKRMFGAAEVLVAAIRLTELPGIYVDEWVDCITYVHVVMDQHQVIIAEGSPSETLFTGPEALRAMTPAAREELFQLFPDLAIRRGLPDPARPIPKGKQQKRLVARLQKNAKRPLDQKVLQLQK
- the gcvP gene encoding aminomethyl-transferring glycine dehydrogenase, coding for MPFQPTDYLPYDFANRRHIGPSPEEMAEMLQTVGADSLEALIDDTVPALIRQEEPLGFGKALSERQMLARMKEVAGKNKVLTSLIGMGYHGTVTPPAIQRNILENPAWYTAYTPYQPEISQGRLEALLNYQTMISDLTGLEIANASLLDESTAAAEAMTMAERVSKSKSKAFFVDENCHPQNIAVMQTRAAPLGIEVIVGAPEDLDVTAVFGAIFQYPGTYGHVRDFTAEMAALHENKAIGIVIADPMALVLLKEPGAMGADIAVGSTQRFGVPLGYGGPHAAYMACNDKFKRSMPGRLVGVSIDARGNRAYRLALQTREQHIRREKATSNVCTAQALLAVMASMYAVFHGPAGLKAIAQKIHRKTVRLVKGLEEAGFAVEPKDFFDTVTVEVGPLQKAVLKSAVDEGINLRPVGDTKVGITIDEAVVPATIEAVWRAFGIARKDDQPGEWRLPDNALRNSDILTHPIFHMNRAETEMMRYMRRLADRDLALDRAMIPLGSCTMKLNAAAEMMPISWPELSDLHPFVPLDQAAGYAEMMSDLSDKLCEICGYDDFSMQPNSGAQGEYAGLLTIAAYHRANDQGHRNVCLIPMSAHGTNPASAQMVGWKVVPVKSLENGDIDLDDFRAKAEQHGENLAGCMITYPSTHGVFEETVKEVCQITHDHGGQVYIDGANMNAMVGLSRPGDLGGDVSHLNLHKTFAIPHGGGGPGMGPIGVKAHLVPHLPGHPETGGTEGPVSAAPYGSASILAISWAYCLMMGDSGLTQATRVAILSANYIAKRLEGAFEVLYKGPTGRVAHECIVDTRPFADSANITVDDIAKRLIDNGFHAPTMSWPVAGTLMVEPTESETKAEIDRFCDAMLSIRAEIDAVEKGDIDAENNPLKRAPHTVEDLVGEWNRPYSREQGCYPAGAFRVDKYWPPVNRVDNAHGDRHLVCTCPPMDDYAEAAE
- the gcvH gene encoding glycine cleavage system protein GcvH, whose product is MKYTEDHEWLKADGNIITVGITEHASTSLGDVVFVELPEVGTEVEKGDEIVVIESVKAASDIVAPVDGEIVEVNEALEDEPGKVNEDPTGEAWFFKVKVEDASVINDYMDEAAYKALVE